The Brassica oleracea var. oleracea cultivar TO1000 chromosome C7, BOL, whole genome shotgun sequence sequence TGACTTCGATCTATTTCGATCACTAAACAGTAGTATGTTGTATATTCAAAACTCAGCCGTAGCAACAATCATTATCATCATAACCACACATGCAGAGATAGGCAGATCTTATCCAATGGCTAATAACTTCATCAAACTATTTATACAGCTGTGTATTATAGAAAAAATAAGTTTATTTAAATATATAAAACCATCTCTTTACTCATAGTTTGTCCCAGCAGTACGGCCCCTAGTTTGAGAGCGAAGGAAAATCTACTTCAAGACTTGGAACTTATTATACGAATGCTAAAAGTGGTTCAAGAACTGGACCCACTTAGTCTGACCCACGTCACACTATTCACCACATCGAGGCTCCAACTTTTATATTGGCAACATATAAAAAACGTACTTTTTTGTGCATTCTCCTTTTATATACGTATATGTTTTACATAAAGATGAGCTAAGCCATGTGAGCCAGATGGATGACGGAGGGCCCAAGAGCCCACAACTTTTGGGGTTTTTTTAGTGATAGAGATATATACCGCATCTTACTGTTAGTTTAAGCATTGAAGTCTTTTCCTTTATCTTAAACTTACATGCTTTAAGTTTACTACTATAAATAGAAACTTCTACTCCTTGACTATCAAGTCACTTGCTTCAAATATCTTTTACATCATCAAATTGATAAGTTGCATTGATCATAAAAAGAAGAAGATGGGTTTAATGCGGTCGATACTTCCAAATGCAAATCAAATCTTCAAATTACAGTCTATGAGGAACAGAAAAGGATCACCATCATCAACAACAACTTCAGGGCTTGTTCCTAAAGGTCATGTAGCGGTTTACGTTGGGGAAGGATTGGAGAAGAAGAGGTTTGTGGTTCCAATATCATACTTGAACCATCCTTTGTTCAGAGAGTTTCTTAATCATGCAGAGGAAGAGTTCGGATTTCATCACCCAATGGGCGGTTTAACGATTCCTTGTCGAGAAGAAGCGTTTCTTCAACTCATTACTTCTCATCAGCTGCATTGAGGATTGAGGGACACAATAATTAATATTTAATTAGTAGTATTGACGGTTTTGATGAATCTTCTTGTTCTCACTTTCTATGAGGAGAATTATAGTAAATTTAGTTGTGTGTATATGACTGTTTAAAGCTCGTGTTCCGAAATAAGATTGTAAAAGTTTTGCTGGTATTTTTCTCAAAACAATTTTTTTTTGCTAGTATTCATACATAAACCATTAAAATCTCAAGATAAAGAGGCGGATTGGATTTAAGGCTTTAAAACTTGTGTAGGAACTTTAAAAGATTGAGTTACAATTTAGAATTCCGAAGATAATATTTGAGCGTTTTCACTACCTACTGTGACATGGTTAGATGATATAGTACTGCCTCTAATAATACATCTAAAAATAAATTATTATTAAAATGGAAGCTTTATATATTGGGAAATCTCTGTTACATAATTACATTTATTTATTTTAATAACCAGCTCTGACTTGCGTTATAAATATAGTATCCTAAAAATATAAATAAGACTTCCTGCAGGAGTTTAAACTATTAAAAGAAATGGTGGCTCACATGCACTCTAAAGAAACTAAAATGGGTTGTATGGGATGATAATGTAACCGCGTTGATAATTCAAAATAAGACACATTTTCTTCAAATAAATAATATTTACTAAATGATTGAAATAGTACTTCGCAATTTTATTTGATAGTGAAACTTATCATAACAAATACGATAGCAGATGATCGGTTCACTCGGTCAGTCTGGACTTGGATTTCGGCCCAAGTGGTTTATATGGTGGATCGTAACAGATGATCGGTTCACCTCCTGACATTAGTCGGAAGGTATTCCAAACTCGGGTTAGACAGTGTGTAGTCAGTCCATTCTATAGCACTAAATGCGTTCTTCCCGAGACCGACCGGATTAGCTGATAGCGTTTATAAAAAAAAAAACTAATACGATACCTCAATCATTGCATATTTAGATTGTCAAGCACATGTTAGTCTCCGTTATTAGGAAGAGATAATTGTGATCATAATCATGCAAAATGAAACGCAATAACTGAAATTTCTTAGAATAACTATAATTACACTGATTATACATACATAATACTTGCGAGCTATAAGAAATATTTAATCATGCGCCTTGAGATCAAACATGGATGTGAATGAATACATTTAGTCAAAAAAAAAAGAAAGAAGAAATGCATACATAGAGTTTTTAAAAAATCATAATGCTAGTGATGACGATATAACTATTGTTGTTAAGTTCTGGTGTTCTAACGGAGTTTGTTGAGCCCGAAAACTCATATTATTTAAGACCTACAACTTCTATACCTAGCTGGTATATTGAACGTGTT is a genomic window containing:
- the LOC106305347 gene encoding auxin-induced protein 15A-like is translated as MGLMRSILPNANQIFKLQSMRNRKGSPSSTTTSGLVPKGHVAVYVGEGLEKKRFVVPISYLNHPLFREFLNHAEEEFGFHHPMGGLTIPCREEAFLQLITSHQLH